One window from the genome of Diospyros lotus cultivar Yz01 chromosome 11, ASM1463336v1, whole genome shotgun sequence encodes:
- the LOC127812767 gene encoding uncharacterized protein LOC127812767: MERRREDFGRPNPIKTPNKFRNREKFCAYHNEVGHDTSECYALKDAIEELIRRGRLQDYVVRPANQPPQQANQQRPPPENERAPAVRTIYTIHGGPHIAVKEITFSEEDARDIHWPHNDALVIRAHIGNMEVRRIMVDTGNSVNVMYRACFD, translated from the exons atggaaaggagaagagaggattTTGGCAGGCCAAACCCGATAAAGACTCCCAACAAGTTCAGAAATAGGGAGAAGTTTTGTGCGTATCACAACGAAGTGGGGCACGACACCTCTGAATGTTACGCTTTGAAGGATGCAATTGAAGAACTGATTCGAAGGGGCCGGCTGCAAGACTATGTGGTGCGACCTGCAAATCAGCCACCCCAGCAAGCGAATCAACAACGACCGCCTCCCGAGAATGAACGCGCACCAGCAGTTCGGACGATCTATACGATCCACGGCGGTCCTCACATCGCAG TGAAAGAAATCACTTTCTCCGAGGAGGACGCCAGAGATATACACTGGCCGCACAATGACGCCCTCGTCATTCGCGCTCACATCGGCAACATGGAGGTGCGAAGAATAATGGTGGACACCGGCAACTCGGTGAACGTGATGTACAGGGCCTGTTTCGACTAG
- the LOC127812768 gene encoding uncharacterized protein LOC127812768 encodes MGLGPEQLGPSPEPLFGFTGDAVVPMGRVKLPFTIGSEGREATALAEFLIIDCPSAYNVVLGRPVMNELDMVTSTRALTIKFPTTNGTGCVQGEQHLARRCYEDAVKMGARGKKVNVVTEGAHRPSSRSGVSYDLDPREVDCDKATGPVEELEEVPISEVDSERCLKLGKNLAPEVKCQLIEFLKTNLDVFAWNHEDMVGIAPEVMSHRLNIDPSYKPVRQKRRPMTPERYAALKEEVDKLLANGFIREAHYPVWVANPVLVKKKNGKWRTCVDFTNLNKACPKDSFPLPRIDQLVDATAGHQLLSFMDAYSGYNQIPMNPNEEEHTSFITDCGLYCYKVMPFGLKNAGATYQRLVNMMFEAQIGKTMEVYVDDMLVKSEQVADHVRNLEETFKILRSYNMKLNPLKCAFGVASGRFLGFMVNSRGIEANPEKIKALLDMRSPVRMKDVQSLTGQVAALSRFISKATDKCIPFFNTLRKAQGFSWSEECELAFQQLKEYMGQAPLLSKPRDGEKLVIYLGVSAHALSAALVREEEGVQYPVYYISKRLVDAETRYTSMEKLAYCLVIASRKLRPYFQAHQIDVLTKYPLRQILQKPDTSGRLLKWAIELAQFDLEYKPRVAIKGQALADFIAEFTETTRVEGETQEGPSWELYVDGSSSEQGAGAGVMLISPEGHRILYALRFGFRATNKEAEYEALLAGLRLAKEVRVEALIIFSDSQLVVNQIRGEYQAKGVKMAAYLLKVRELLVPFQRFEVRQIPRSQNSHADALARLATARDTEFLGAIPIEFLATPSMEQAAETMVVHASQGSWMSPILEYLREGKLPTDKLEARRMRARAARYCIYDEVLYKRGFTAPLLRCIEGSDCQIVLEEIHAGHCGNHAGALSLAQKALRQGFYWPMMKQDAINLVKKCDKCQRFANVPRAPPAYLQQMNSSWPFAVWGMDLIGPLPTARGNCKHAIVAVDYFTKWAEAKELAEISSSKVQKFVWNNIICRFGVPQQIVTDNGTQFTSEQFIQFCESLGIQKSFTAVDHPQANGQVEAVNKIIKHALKSKLEDRKGAWADELQTVLWAYRTTARTNTAETPFSLVYGSEAMIPAEHKVTSQRRATFNSEGNDELLATNLDLLEEARDTARLRIAVYQQRVARYYNRKVRVRRYKLGDRVLRLVLIGARKASDGTLGPNWEGPFVIHKDLGNGAYRLANMDGDVLPRAWNAEHLRSYHQ; translated from the coding sequence ATGGGACTCGGGCCCGAACAGTTGGGCCCATCCCCAGAGCCACTTTTCGGGTTCACGGGAGATGCAGTTGTCCCCATGGGACGAGTTAAACTCCCATTCACAATTGGGAGCGAAGGTCGTGAAGCCACAGCACTTGCGGAGTTTCTGATCATTGACTGCCcttcagcatacaacgtcgtgcTCGGGAGGCCGGTGATGAACGAGCTGGATATGGTCACCTCGACCAGAGCGTTGACCATCAAGTTTCCAACCACCAACGGAACTGGATGCGTGCAGGGagagcagcacctcgcaaggCGTTGCTACGAGGACGCGGTCAAGATGGGGGCCagaggaaagaaagtaaatgtgGTCACAGAGGGAGCACATCGACCTTCAAGTCGGAGCGGGGTGAGTTACGACCTGGATCCCAGAGAAGTGGATTGCGACAAGGCCACCGGCCCGGTGGAAGAACTTGAAGAGGTCCCGATCAGCGAGGTGGACTCTGAAAGATGCCTGAAGCTCGGGAAGAACCtggcccccgaggtaaaatgcCAACTTATTGAATTCCTTAAGACTAACCTAGATGTATTTGCGTGGAATCACGAAGACATGGTGGGGATAGCACCGGAGGTTATGTCGCACAGACTCAACATAGACCCCAGCTACAAGCCggtgcgccagaagaggagacCAATGACTCCAGAACGCTACGCCGCCCTTAAAGAGGAGGTGGATAAGCTCCTGGCTAATGGGTTTATCAGAGAGGCTCACTACCCAGTCTGGGTAGCCAACCCAGTGCTGGTAAAAAAGAAgaacgggaagtggaggacctgcgtCGACTTCACCAACTTAAATAAAGCCTGCCCGAAGGACAGCTTCCCCCTCCCAAGAATtgaccagctcgtggatgcaacagcGGGGCATcagctcctcagtttcatggacgCCTACTCAGGatacaaccagatccccatgaatCCTAACGAGGAGGAACACACGTCGTTTATCACCGATTGCGGGCTATACTGTTATAAGGTCATGCCGTTCGGGTTGAAGAACGCTGGGGCGACTTACCAGAGACTTGTGAACATGATGTTCGAAGCGCAGATTGGGAAAACAATGGAGGTATACGTTGACGATATGCTGGTTAAGTCTGAGCAGGTCGCAGATCATGTTCGTAATTTGGAAGAAACATTCAAGATCCTCAGGAGCTACAATATGAAGCTGAACCCACTAAAATGTGCATTTGGGGTGGCTTCCGGGAGGTTCTTGGGATTCATGGTCAACAGCAGAGGTATCGAGGCCAATCCAGAAAAGATAAAGGCCCTTTTGGATATGAGATCGCCTGTAAGAATGAAGGACGTGCAGAGCCTTACCGGCCAGGTCGCTGCACTAAGCCGATTTATCTCCAAGGCAACCGACAAATGCATCCCTTTCTTCAATACGTTGCGAAAAGCCCAAGGTTTCAGTTGGAGTGAGGAGTGCGAGCTCGCCTTCCAACAGCTGAAGGAGTATATGGGGCAAGCTCCGCTGCTTTCAAAACCCCGAGATGGGGAAAAACTGGTGATCTACCTAGGAGTGTCGGCGCACGCTCTCAGCGCAGCCTTGGTTCGGGAGGAAGAAGGGGTGCAATACCCCGTTTATTATATTAGCAAGAGGTTGGTGGACGCAGAAACGAGGTACACATCGATGGAGAAGCTCGCATACTGCTTGGTCATAGCATCAAGGAAATTACGTCCTTATTTCCAGGCCCATCAGATCGATGTTCTAACTAAGTACCCCTTGAGGCAGATTTTGCAGAAGCCAGACACATCGGGCCGCCTGCTGAAATGGGcaattgagctcgctcagttcgacttGGAATACAAACCAAGAGTGGCAATCAAGGGGCAGGCACTGGCGGATTTTATCGCTGAGTTCACTGAAACGACCCGAGTAGAAGGAGAGACCCAGGAAGGACCGTCCTGGGAGTTGTATGTTGACGGGTCGTCGAGCGAGCAAGGAGCTGGGGCAGgagttatgctaataagcccggAGGGTCACAGAATACTATACGCCCTGCGATTCGGTTTCCGAGCTACCAATAAGGAGGCCGAGTACGAGGCGCTGCTCGCAGGGCTGCGCTTGGCAAAGGAGGTGCGAGTAGAAGCACTGATAATTTTCAGCGATTCCCAGCTCGTTGTCAATCAAATACGCGGGGAATATCAGGCGAAGGGGgtgaagatggcagcatacctGCTCAAAGTACGCGAACTTCTAGTTCCTTTCCAACGGTTCGAGGTACGCCAAATTCCACGCTCTCAGAATTCCCATGCAGATGCACTGGCTCGGCTAGCCACTGCGCGAGATACAGAGTTTCTAGGGGCTATACCGATAGAGTTTTTAGCCACCCCCAGCATGGAGCAAGCGGCCGAAACGATGGTGGTTCACGCATCCCAGGGCTCATGGATGAGCCCCATTCTGGAGTATCTACGGGAAGGAAAGCTACCGACGGATAAACTAGAAGCCCGCAGAATGCGAGCTCGAGCCGCTCGCTACTGTATCTACGATGAGGTGTTGTATAAGCGAGGATTTACAGCTCCATTGTTAAGGTGTATTGAGGGCTCTGACTGTCAGATCGTGCTAGAGGAAATACATGCTGGGCATTGCGGCAACCACGCCGGGGCTCTTTCACTAGCCCAGAAAGCCCTTCGGCAGGGATTCTATTGGCCTATGATGAAACAAGACGCGATCAACTTGGTGAAAAAGTGTGACAAGTGCCAACGATTCGCTAATGTCCCGCGGGCACCACCGGCTTACCTTCAACAGATGAACAGCTCGTGGCCGTTTGCTGTCTGGGGAATGGACCTGATTGGGCCGCTCCCAACAGCTCGTGGCAATTGCAAGCATGCCATCGTAGCAgttgattacttcaccaaatgggccgAAGCGAAAGAGCTCGCTGAAATCTCCAGCTCCAAAGTAcaaaaatttgtttggaataaTATCATTTGCAGGTTTGGGGTCCCACAACAGATAGTCACAGACAACGGAActcaattcaccagcgagcaattcatccaattctgcgaatCATTGGGAATCCAAAAGAGCTTCACGGCCGTTGaccacccccaggccaatgggcaggtcgaagcagtcaacaagATAATCAAGCACGCCCTGAAGTCGAAGCTGGAAGACAGGAAAGGCGCTTGGGCGGACGAACTACAAACGGTGCTTTGGGCGTATCGGACGACAGCTCGAACTAACACAGCTGAGACTCCTTTCTCGTTGGTCTATGGGTCCGAGGCGATGATCCCAGCTGAACACAAGGTGACCAGCCAGCGAAGAGCCACCTTTAACTCAGAGGGAAATGACGAACTCCTAGCCACGAATCTAGATCTACTCGAGGAGGCTAGAGACACAGCTCGCCTGCGGATCGCCGTCTACCAGCAAAGGGTAGCGCGTTACTACAACAGAAAAGTTCGAGTCAGACGGTATAAGCTCGGAGACCGGGTGCTACGCCTAGTGCTTATCGGCGCTCGAAAAGCCAGTGACGGCACGCTAGGCCCGAACTGGGAAGGACCTTTTGTTATCCATAAGGACTTGGGAAACGGGGCATACCGTCTGGCCAACATGGATGGAGATGTCCTCCCGCGAGCCTGGAACGCGGAGCACCTCCGCTCCTACCATCAGTAA